CCTCCACTCGTTTTATAACCACCTTGTCCAAACTTGCCGCCTGCATGTAGGACAGTAAAAATAACTTCAGCAGTTGGTATACCTGTTTTGTGCGTACCAGTCGGCATTCCCCGACCAAAATCACGTATAGTGATACTTTGATCCTCATGGATAGTCACAATAATATGATTTCCAAAACCGGCAAGACTCTCATCTACCGCATTATCTACGATTTCATATACTAAATGATGCAATCCTCTTGCATCAGTAGAACCAATATACATACCAGGTCTTTTTCGAACAGCTTCTAACCCTTCTAATACCTGAATATCATCATCACTATAACTTGTTATTATTTCATTTTTACTCAATATATGTTCCCCTCCAAAAAAACAAAACATCTGTTCTTAACTATTCTTTAAGCCTACAAACAGATTGCTCTTATGTCAATACATAGCGTACATAGGTCAGATTTTAATTGTAAATAAATATCAAGTAGTTTGCAATCTACCTTACAATAGTTTTCTCTATTGGAATGCATTATTCCTTCTTTAGATTGAACAGAACTTAGCTTACATCGTAAACATAATAAGTTCAACCAATAAATAACTATAGTAGAATTTTTCAAGGTCTTATTTTCTTTGCATTGAACTATGCTTTACGTACATGGTAAACTAAGAGTTCAATATATTATTAGTTTCATAATTAAAGGAGTATGCTATGACTACGATTATTTTACTTATACTTGCGTATGTAATTGGTTCTATCCCTTCTGGTCTTTGGGTTGGAAAGTTATTTTATAATACCGATATAAGAGAGCATGGAAGCGGTAATTTAGGTGGAACAAACACATTCCGAACACTCGGAAAAAAAGCTGGTATAGCAGTTACTATTATGGATATACTAAAAGGAACTGTAGCCACGGCTCTTGGTTTACTGCCAATTTTCGAATCTACTAATGTGCATCCTTTAATACTTGGGATAATAGCAGTTGTAGGGCATATGTTCCCGATCTTTGCAAAATTTAAAGGTGGAAAAGCAGTTGCTACTTCTGGTGGGATTCTACTTGGGTATAACTGGCCGATATTTGTCTTATTAATAGTTGGATTTTTAATAGTTCTAAAGATAACTAAAATGGTGTCTCTCACTTCCATGATCTTAGCGATCGTTGCTGTGATCTATTCAATCATTTATTATTTCTCAGTGAAACATGACGTACCTTTAATCGGAATCGTATTACTAATTGCGATCTTTATCTTTTATCGACATCGCTCGAATATAAAAAGAATTAAAGCAGGAACTGAACCGAAAGTAAAATGGATTTAACCTAATGAAAGCTGGTGATTAGTTTGAAAATATTCATTTCTTCAGATGCAATGAACTGGTTCCATGAAGAAATGGAAGTAAAAGCAGGAGACAAAATTCGCTTCTATGCTCGTTATGGTGGGTCAAGTCCTTTGCATGATGGTTTTTCTATTGGCATGACAATGGATACTCCGATAATACCTTCTGTAACCATAACTATAGAAAATATATTATTCTTTATCGAGGAACTAGATGAATGGTTCTTTGATGGTCATGATCTCTATGTGGATCTCAATCCAAAAGCAGACGAATTAGCATATGCATATAAAAAAGCGTGAGCATGCCACGCTTTTTTATTTTCATAAAATATATAAATTAGACTGTGAACAACCCAGTAATACGAGAGCGATCCCCGACTAAGCTAGAGCAAGTCCCATCAATCCGAGAACACAATCATTTACTATGCGAGCGTTTTCCTCATTTGAATCGATTTAATTGTGCTAGTAGTCCTTCTTCCTTCAAAATGTCATATTCGTAATGTCCGAATAAATCAAAATGAGGATATCCTTCTTTTAAGTCAATCCATTCTTCTTTAAGTCCGTATTGTTTTCCCCATTCAATCAAAGTAGATAGATTGCTGCAGCCTACTTTTGTTACAGTCTTGCATCCTGGGAAGCGTTGATCGATCCAGTAATGGGTTAGAAATGCTATTTGTCCGTTCTTTACATGATTCTTCCACTCATCTAGTTCCTTACGCGTTATGCCAAAAGCCATTATTCATGTACCTTGGCAATTTCGACATATTTTGCATCCCAAGCAGGATCAACTTTCTTCAGAGAAATTGGTCGAAAGGTATCTTTCTTAACGATAACATGCTCTGATGTAGCAGTAGATGCAATAGTTCCATCCTTATGTACAATCTCATACCCATAAGTAGTTCGAAGTTTCCCATGGTTTTCAATCCATGTTCTAACAATTACAGTTTCACCGTATTTAGCAGAAGATTTGTAGGTAATATTCACATTTGTCACTGGAGATATATAGCCATGATCCTCCAGTCCAGCATATGTAAATCCTAAGTCTTGAATTAATTTAGTCCGTCCGATTTCCAACCAAATGACATAATTCGCATGATAGACAACACCCATTTGATCCGTTTCGGCATACCTTACTTCAATTTCTTTTTCGCTTATAAACATTTCCAAGTCACCTCTGAACCTATTATACAAAAAGCCATCCTTAAAAGCTGTAAAGGACTACTCTACAGCTAATTGTACTAATCTTTTTTTATCAATTTTACCAATCTCGGTTCGTGGAAGTTCTGCTAACATAATAATTTTTTTTGGAACTTTAAAGCTTCCAAGTGATTTTTTACAGTGCGAAATGATTTCAGTTTCATCGAAATCTTTTGGTTCTTTACACGTGATGAAAGCAGTTATACATTCTCCCCATCTCACATCTTCTACACCAATTACTGCAGCTTCTCGTATATTAGAATGTAAAAGGAGACACCGCTCCACTTCTTGAGGGTAAACATTTTCTCCACCAGAAATGATTATTTCTTTTTTTCTTCCGACAATAAAATAGTCTCCTTCTTCATCCCTTTTTGCTAAATCCCCTGTTCTCAACCACCCATTAATGAGCGTTTGATTAGACTCTATCTCCTTGTTCCAATACTTCGTGAATACATGCTTACCAGCAATATATAGCTCCCCAATTTCATTTGCATGACAAATTTCGCCTAATTCATTTATTATTTTCACTTCATTAAACTGCATACATTTCCCAACTGATCCTTTTTTACTCCGTGCTTCTTCCGGTAAAATAAAAAAGTTGTTTGGTCCAGCCTCTGTCAGACCGTATCCTTCCTTAAAGAGAATCCCTTTTTCTTCAAATCCATTGTAAATTGTTTTGGGACAAGGTGCCCCACCTGATAAAAAAACTTTGACAGTAGGGAATGTAGCTGTTTTTATATAATCTGTATCAAGCATTGCTTGATACATCGTTGGAACGAATAATGACATAGTCGTCTTATATGTATTTAAAGCTTTTAGAGCTTCTTCTGCATGAAAACGACTGCCAATGACAACAGTTCCGCCCGCCATTAAAACAGGAAGGCAAAGCGCATTTATACCTCCTGTATGGAACATGGGCATATAATTAAGGGTACAATCCGTTTCATTTAACCCCCAACTAATAATCGTGTTAATAGCATTCCAATTGACCGCATCAAAAGAGAGCACAACTCCTTTTGGTTTACCTGTAGTTCCGCCCGTGTAAATGATAAGCCATGGATCAGTTTGAGACCAATTCGAATAGGGAAGTGAAGATTCAGCATTATGATCATTCATATCCGTTATTAATAATGGTTTCACTTTTGTGAATTTACTACTAATTTTCCGATGTTCTTCATCATGTATTAGGAGAACTGGTTGACAATCCTCTAACATATATGAGAGTTCTAATTCACTTAATCGAAAGTTAAGTGGAACATATAGAATCCCCTTTAATCCACATGCAAAAATAATCGCAAATAGTTCGATTCGATTTTGAGATAAAACTACAATTCGATCCCCTTTTTGAAATTGTTGCTGATGAAAATAATGAAACCATTTAGATATTTGGTCTGTTAACGTTTGATAGGTCCATTGTTCCCCTGTTTGACTATCAATTAAAGCAATTTTCATTGGAGACAGTGCTGCTCGTTTATATATCCAAGTTTGTTCTGTATACAATTTGCACGGCTCCTTTCATTACATCATTATACCGCCGTCCACTTGTAAGACATGGCCATGCACATAATTGGACTCGTCTGAAGCTAAATATAAATAAGCATTCGCAATATCTCTTGGATCCGCGAGTCGTTGCAGAGCTACAACGGATTTCATTTGATCAATAATTTTATCTGGCATTTTCGCAACCATTGCTGTATTCGTAAAACCTGGTGCAACGGCGTTTACATTAATCCCTTTTCGTCCAAGTTCTTTTGCCCAAGTTTTCGTCATTCCTATCACAGCAGCTTTTGAAGCGGCATAATTTGTTTGCCCGACGTTCCCATAAACCCCCGTTACAGAAGAAGTATTTATAATTTTTCCATATCCCTGTGCAACTAAATATGGAACAACTGCTTGTGTACAATGAAAAACACCGGTTAAGTTGACATCTAGCACACGCGAAAAGTCTTCTACTGTCATTTTCGTTAACATTGCATCTCGTGTTATTCCTGCATTATTTACTAAAATATCAATTTTTCCAAAATGGTCGATTGTTTGTTGAACAAGAGAATCCACACTTTCACGCTTTGCAACATCCACTTGAATAAATTTTACTCTATAACCTTGTTCTGTTAAGGCTTCCTGTTGTTCTGCTCCAGAAGCTTCATCGTAATCTGCTAATACAACTTTCGCACCTTCTTCTGCAAAACGAAGTGCTGCAGCTAATCCGATTCCATTTGCTGCTCCTGTGATAATCGTTACTTTGTTTTGTAATCTCATGTTTCATTCCCCTTTGTAAAAAAAAGTTTCAATCCGATCTGTTAGCTGCTCCAAATCATCGATTAAAGGAGAGTGACCGCAATTGACTAACGGAATATACCTAGCATTTTCTCCTAAATCTGAAACTATCTCTTGTGTCATTTCTTCTGTAACCACGTAATCCCTATCTCCTCTTAAAATGAGTACTGGAATACTAATGTCTTTTGCTTGATTGGTTCCATCGTTTACGCCATTATGTCCACCGCTGATATTAAACGTGTTTAAGGAATGATACACATCTGCCAAGTTACGTTGGGTTAACATATCTTCTACATAAACCTCATAATGCGCTTCACAGGGCTGATTATGTGTATAAATCGCTGCATTCCAAACCGCTTTTAAACCTTCTCTATTGCTCGTATCGTATAATCCTTGCATTGCCATTGTTTTAGAAGGATCAGATTCCACTTCTTGTAGTGTTTGCAATCTATGCTCTAGATTTTGTGAACCATCAAGATTTGTTCCATAGAACGGGTACCCTCTTGTGGAAGCAGATGCTAAAAGAACGAGCTTCTCACAGTATTCAGGATAATCGGCAACAAATTGCATACAAATTGCCCCACCGGTTGACCATCCGATTAAATGAAATGGGTTTAACGATAATAGATCAACAAATTCCTTCAAGTCATCTGAAAAGTCTTTAATACCTTGCACTCGAGTAAAATAAGTGGACTCCCCAAAGCCTCTTAGGTCAATAGCATATAAAGTGAACTTCTTATCTATTTTTTCCATTAACAAATCCCAGTGTTTAGAGGATGTCATATTCCCATGTACTAATACAATCACGTCTTCTCCACCTGGACGTTCCCGAAAAGCGAAAGCTTCTCCATTTGCTAACAAAACCTTATGTAACTCCATATTAATACCCCTTTCCCCATTTAACTGCTACTGCTCCCCACGCATATCCAATACCTGCACTAACTAATACTGCTAAATCCCCATCTTTTAATTTCCCTGATTCCTGTGCAAGCTCTAACGAAATAATTTGATCCATTTGCCCAATATGCCCATAATCGCTTAAATAAATGGATTGTTCACTCGTTAAACCTAGTTCATGCAATACGAAATCATGGGCAGATTTTTTCATATGAAGAATAGCTAAATAATCGATGTCATTCTCTGAATATCCGCTTTTCAACAACGCATTTCGAATCACTTGTAAAAAATTTTGCATTGATTTCTGTTCGAGCCTTGCTTTCATACCTTCCGGATCCAATACATCCAAACGATAAAGTCCTTTTTGTAAATGTTCTACTGTTAACGGCTCTATCGTTCCACCTACTGGTACCATAACGTCTTCGGAGAAGGAGCCATCCGTCATAATATCCGCTTCTAATATGATGTTTTCGGGATGATCTTTTTTTAGAATCATCGCTGCTCCACCTGCACCAAGGTTAAACATAAAGCGAGTTCGTTCATTCGTGTAATCAATAAAGTCACTATTTCGATAGCCACCTGCAAGAAGCACCGTATTGATCGTAGCGTCTGATTCCATTAAACTCCTTGCTACTTTTATCGCCATAATAGTAGTTCCGCAACGTAATGCCACATCAAACCCCCATGCATGGTAGGCTCCTATTTCTTCTTGGATTTTAATAGCAGCTGTCCATAAAGGATATTCCTTATGCTCCTCTCCAATATAAATAACGAGGTCAATCGTTTTGGGGTCTACGGCACCTTTTTGCAGTGCTTTTTCCGCAGCACGGATACCCATCGCCACGGTATGATCATTAGGACCGGGGATTGGCTTTTGAGTGATTCCCATTTTTGTTTTCACGACTTCCACTGGTATGTGAGAAAGGGTCGCAATATCCTCAGCAGTCATCGTACGATCTGGTAGATACACACCAGTACTAACAATCCCTATGGTCATTTTGCAACCACCTTTCTTCTAGAAGGCCGGATTGGTCCTTTTATAGCTTTATTTTTTCGCTTCCAAAAAGCATATTGAATTGTTCCAACAATACCTCTTGGGAAGAAGATCACGGCTAAAATATAGATAATCCCGAAGAAAATAATCCATCTTTCGAAAATAGGATATTCTTTTGCAAGACCAGACAGATAATGTTGGGCTAGCTCTATGACACCTGCTCCGATAATTGGTCCAATTAATGTACCTACCCCCCCAATAATCGTCATAAGTAATGCATCTAATGTAATATCCATTGTTAACACACTTGTGTTTACAAACCTTAACGAGACAGCATATAGAGAACCAGCTAAACTTGCGACAATTCCTGCAATCACAGAAGCAATTACTTTATAATATAGCGTTTGATAACCTAATGATTTCGTCCTTTGTTCATTTTCCCGAACAGCAATCAATACTCTCCCAAGAGGTGATTCCACAAATCTACGCAAGAAAAAGTAAACAAGTACCAAACAAATGAGAACGAGCAAGTAAAACATCATTCGATCTTTAAAGAACTCTGGTGCCCGAAACGTAAATCCATCATTTCCATGTGTAAGCGTTCTCCATTTTTCCGCAAGTACAAGAAATAAACCCGAAACAGCCAATGTTAACATCGCAAAGAAGTGACTTTTTAACCTTAAAGTGAGTAAACCGACTAAAAAACTAATGACTGCCGCGATAATCATGCCAATAATAATCGATAAGAAAAACATGCTTAAAGTGGCTTCAAACTGATGGAGTAGAATTGCCGTTGTATATGCGCCCATCCCAAAAAACATAGCATGGCCGAATGAAACAATACCTGTATAACCAAGTAAAATATCGTAACTCATTGCGAGTATCGAAAAAATAAATATTTGGGTCAGTAAAATCGTCCACGTACGTGAATCTGAAATAAACGGAAAAATGGCGAGAGCAGCCACGATGACTAATAATAGGACATTATTCAGTTGAAATTTTGAACGCATCTAGCATCATCCTTTCGCAGTAAACAAACCTTGCGGACGGAAAATTAATACAATTGCCATTAGCATCATATTGACCGCAAGTGATAAAGCTGGAACGTAGTAAGCCATGAAACTACCCGCAAGCCCTACAAGTATTGCTGCAAGAAGGGATCCCGGAAAACTTCCCATCCCCCCTATGACAACAACAATAAAAGCCAAGATTGCAAATTCCATTCCCATTTCCGCATAAATAACACCTGAATAGGGAGCCATCAGTACCCCACTAAGTGCCGCAAGTGCCGCCCCAGCCATAAATACATATAAAAATACTCGTTTAATATTGATCCCAAGTGCTTGCACCATCTCTTTATTCATTACCCCTGCACGAACGATTAACCCGACCTTTGTGCGCTTTAAGATAAATTGGAAAACCCCAAATACTAGGAATCCAACAACAATGATGAATAAGCGATATTTAATAATAATGACATCGCCAATTTCCCAACTACCTGCTAGTAAAGGAGGTGTTTTGGCTGCAATTTGGTTTGGACCGAAAACTACTTTTAACATCTCTGATAAAACGATCATAAAGCCAAGCGTGATTAAGATTTGTTGAACATGATTCCCATATACCGGTGTAATGATAAGCTTCTCAGTTATAAACCCAAGTAAAATCCCTGTTAATATTGCTCCAATTATTGCAATCGTAAAACTACTCGTTAGTCCATAAAACCATACTCCTGAAAAAGCTCCCCATGCAAACAACCCTCCATGAGCAAAGTTCAATACATCCATTAGTCCAAATATTAAGGTCAATCCGGCAGCGAGAAGAAAGATAAGCATTCCGGTAGCTAAACCATTTATAAATAGATTGATAAGTAACTCCATTTCATAACCCCCTTACCCAATTCCTAAATACTTGCGTTTCAATTCATCATTCTGTACCAAATCGCTCATTTGTCCGGATTGAACAGTCTCTCCATCATCAATAAGTGTGTATGTATCGCCAATTCGACTTGCCATCATAAAATTTTGCTCGACTAAAATAATCGATGTTTGTTTTTTCATCTCCACAATTGCTTCCATCACTTTTTCAATAACAACAGGTGCTAGTCCTTTTGAAGGTTCATCGATTAACAGTAACTTGCTGTCATTCACAAATGCCCGAGCCATCGACAACATTTGTTTTTGACCTCCTGACAAATACCCACCATCTTTTTTCCAATATGTTTTTAAATCGGGGAATAATTCAAGTACATATTCTTGCCTAGCATAGGCGGCATCGTCTTCTTTTCGCATGGCAACTTTAATATTTTCTTCGACTGTCAGCGCACCAAATATTCCTTGATCCTCTGGTACATACCCAATTCCATTTAAAGCAATATGATGTGTAGCTTTTTTTGTGATGTTTTGACCTTGAAATACAATGGATCCAGTAGTTGCAGGAGTCAGTCCTAAAATTGTTTTCAATGTAGTAGTTTTTCCTGCTCCATTTCTACCTAATAGCACACTCACTTGACCTTCCTTTGCTTCAAAAGAGACCCCTTGTAGTATGTGATATTGTCCAATAAACGTGTGGACATTTTCTAATTTAAGTAAGCTGCTCATCATACAATCCTCCTAAATAAGCATGCTGAACGGTTTCATTATTCATTATTTCCGTTGGTGTGCCATCAGCTAGTAATCTACCGTTAAACAAAACCATAATAGAGTCCGATAAATCCATAATCATATCCATTTTGTGTTCGATCAATAAAATTGTTTTTTCATTCGTTTGTTTTATCTGTTTTATCACATCAAGAATAGCTGGAACTTCTTCCAAAGACATTCCTGCAGTTGGCTCATCTAACAACAATACCTCTGTATCAAGAGCTAACAACATTGCAATTTCTAATTTCCTTTTTTCACCGTGAGATAACTGGTTTGCAAAGTAGTTTGCTTTACTGGAAAGTAACACTATTTCTAATAGTTTTTCTGCCTGGATATGCAGATTTTTATAGGCCGTAAAGTGGCGAAACATTTGATAGCGAATATTCTCTTTTGATTGGACTGCTAGCCGAACATTTTCAATGACAGTTAGATTGGGAAATACATTAGTTATTTGAAAAGAGCGACCAAGTCCTTTTCTAGTCCTTTTTACGGAGGAATATTTGGCCATAGATTCACCTTTAAAAAACACATCCCCTGCGGTAGGTTTTAACTCACCACTTATCAAATTGAAAAAGGTTGTTTTTCCTGCACCATTAGGGCCGATTATCGACTTAAATTGTTTCTGTGGCATAACAAAGTTCACATGGTCGACAGCAATTTGACCACCAAATGTTATTGTTAAGTTTTCTGTTCGTAGTATAGGTTCCATTTATAAAATGCTCCTTTCCAGCATCACTCTCCATATGATAGAGAGATGCTCTATCATATGGAGAGTGAACGACCTAATCGATTAGGTCGTCACTTGATTCTTATTTTTTGTTTAAAATCGGTGGCTCCGTATCACTTGGAGATAATTCTCTTATCAAGACTGGTACTGGATATGCAAATCCATCTTGTTTTTCTAGTTTAATAGAGTACAGGGATTGTAATGCTTGATGGTCTTCAGGACGGAAAGTCATTGTTCCCTTTGGTGTTTCAAATGACATCCCTTCCATAAGTTTAATTAGTTCTTTTCCATCTGCTTTACCTTCCGATTTTTTTAGCGCCTCGACAATAGCAATTGCGGCTGACATTCCTCCTGGAGTAAACAAGTCTGGTACAGCTCCATCGAAGCGTTTTTTATGCTCCTCCACTAACCAATCATTAATTGGATTATGCGGAAGTGTATGATAATAAACTGTGAATCCTTCCATTCCAATTAGTGGTTCCATCACAGATAATGCTGCGATATCTGGTGCGCCGGTGGAAATTTTGATTCCTTTTTCTTGAATTTTTAAATCTGCAATTTGGTTCCATGGAGAGTTTGCTCCTGCCCAAATGACAAACAAGTAATCAGGCTTTTTTTGGATAATTTTTTGTAAATTTGATGTGAAGTCCGTAGCAGCTGGGTCTGCAAACTCTTCTAACACCACTTCTGCTCCTAGTTTCTCTGCAGCGGCTTTAAATGCTGCTACGCCGTCCCAACCAAATGAATAATCTGGTGCAAATGTTGCAATTTTCACCCCTGGTTTTGCAATTGCCGCCGCACCTGCTACAGCATCTTGGGAAGAGTTACGTCCTGTTCTAAATATATAAGGATTAAACTCTGATCCTGTAATACTATCAGCAACTGCAGGTTCAACAATCATGATTTTTTCATATTCTTCTGCAAGTGGAAGAACAGCTAATGTGTCACCAGAACTAGAAGAACCAACTAGAAAATCCACTTCATCATCCTCTAAAAGTTTCGTTGCTTTTTGTACTGCAACTTCTGGTTTTGTTTCGGTGTCTTCATAAACAACTTCAATCTTTTTCCCTGCTACTTCCATCGTTCCGCCGGTAGCGTATTCAAGCCCTAATTCAAACCCATTTTTCGTTTGTTTACCGTATGACTCCAGTGCACCAGTCAAGGAAGCAAGAACCCCTATTTTGATCGTACTAGCTTCTTCTGTTACTTCACTTGAAACGGGAGTTGTTTCTTCTTTTTCTTTTTCATCTTCTTTCGATGTCCCTGCTTTATCGCTACATGCAGCACTGAAAATTGAAAATAAAACGAGTATTAAAAGTAAGCCCCATTTTTTTGTCATACAAATCCCCCTTTAGTATTTTGTAAGCGCTCTCATGCTTCTGTTTTAGAATATAAAAGAAGAGTTACAAAAGAGTTACAAGAAAACAATAGCTCGTTTTAAAGCGCAAGTTTTCCTTCACTCAATTGTAACTCGTAATCATTTCATACATTTGAATTGTCGAATTCATTGGCTCCACTTGTAATTCTGCCTTCAAAACAGAATGACATCGCTCATACCATCTAACTGCTTTAGTCCTATCATGTAGCTGATAGTAGGCAAACATTAATAATCGATACGCCTCTTCCCAAGTAGAATCCACCCTTATTAGCTTTTCAGCCCAGTATATCGTTTGCTCGAACTCTTTTAATCTTGTACAAGTTTGTGCAAGTCGCTCTAAAACCAATAGATATTCGTTTTGCGTTGTTTCTCGATCATGTAAAACCCAATCAATAGTAGACTTATCTTCTAATAATGACCCTTTATATAATTTTACTGCTTTTAACAAGTATTCCTTTGCCATTACTGCATTCAGTTCAATCATACCTTGTTCTATATAACCACGGAAGGACTCTAAATCACTGCGGATACTCGCACTTGGATTTAAACGATACATTGCTTGTTTTCGTGTAATGAAAAAAGATTCCTCTCTAGCTAAACGATTTGGCTCAATTACCTTCAATAAAGAATTTAATACCACTTTAAAATCACGATCGGTTGTTTTATCATCGCCTTCTCCCCATAGAACGCGTATCAATTCCTCTTTTGGAACAAACCTGTTTTTGTGCAAATAAAGATAAGTAAGTAGTTCTTTTGATTTGTCCCTCTGCCATTTTCGCTCACTTATTTCTCTATTACTCATAAAAAGTGTAAAAGGTCCAAGAAGATGAAGAGTTAGTTCATAGCCAGGATAACTACTGCCCTCATTTATTTTTAGCATCTTTATAATTGAGTTTAGATTATTGGAACTTGGATTTAGTAGTAGTGCTTTCTGGAACAATGGATAATGCATTTGCAAATCGATTGGCCCGAATATCGTCTTTTTAAGTAAGAAAAAACCAAAATGGTACTGAACACAAAGGGAAGCAAATTTTTCTGTATGATCAACAAACACTTTGTTATTTCCTAACTCAGCATAAATGAACATGAGCCAATAGTGCGAAATCATTTCCCCGTATACATCCCCGCTGCTTGTAAAAAGACGATTAGCTTCATGAGCAGTATGTATAGCCGTTTCCATTTCTCCCTTCTCAAAATAAACGATCGTTAAACAAAGTAATATATAAGCAGACAGCCAATAATCATTTCCTTTATCTGTTTCTCTCAAGCCTTTTTCCCCGTAAGAAATCGCATCTTCAAATAACCCTTGCCTAGATTTCAAGAGAGAAAGTCCCATATAAGGCTCTGCTTTTCCTCTAGAGACATTTAGCTCTTCCATACGATGAACTGCTTTAATATAATAGTTCTCGGGCGTTTCCAAATCGAAAGGATCATCTAGTATTTCGGCATGTCCTCTTCTGATCCAACCGACTGCTTCTACAAAACCTGATTTTTCACGACTCCCCGTTTGGATTCCTTTGATAGCAGCACGTTTCGCATCATCTATCTGACCCAATAAAGAATAGATAAAGGATAGTAAAACTTCTGTTTCTCTATGCGAGTCGGGTAAACTTACTTCGTCATCTATTCTATTTCTTAATACATATTGTGCCTCATCCAGCATTCCCGTTCGGAGCAAAATCCGTGCATCTAAATTACCTTCTCTTAGAATAGCGGCATCAAATGCTTCTTGTTTCACCCATTTTTTCGCCTCATTGGCCTTACCTAAATTGACAAGATTCTCTGCTAACAATCGTTTCAATGACAACATTTCATCCCATGTTATATCCGAGCTTTTTTTTGCCCATGCCACTG
The nucleotide sequence above comes from Psychrobacillus glaciei. Encoded proteins:
- the plsY gene encoding glycerol-3-phosphate 1-O-acyltransferase PlsY — encoded protein: MTTIILLILAYVIGSIPSGLWVGKLFYNTDIREHGSGNLGGTNTFRTLGKKAGIAVTIMDILKGTVATALGLLPIFESTNVHPLILGIIAVVGHMFPIFAKFKGGKAVATSGGILLGYNWPIFVLLIVGFLIVLKITKMVSLTSMILAIVAVIYSIIYYFSVKHDVPLIGIVLLIAIFIFYRHRSNIKRIKAGTEPKVKWI
- the phaZ gene encoding intracellular short-chain-length polyhydroxyalkanoate depolymerase translates to MELHKVLLANGEAFAFRERPGGEDVIVLVHGNMTSSKHWDLLMEKIDKKFTLYAIDLRGFGESTYFTRVQGIKDFSDDLKEFVDLLSLNPFHLIGWSTGGAICMQFVADYPEYCEKLVLLASASTRGYPFYGTNLDGSQNLEHRLQTLQEVESDPSKTMAMQGLYDTSNREGLKAVWNAAIYTHNQPCEAHYEVYVEDMLTQRNLADVYHSLNTFNISGGHNGVNDGTNQAKDISIPVLILRGDRDYVVTEEMTQEIVSDLGENARYIPLVNCGHSPLIDDLEQLTDRIETFFYKGE
- a CDS encoding AMP-binding protein; protein product: MYTEQTWIYKRAALSPMKIALIDSQTGEQWTYQTLTDQISKWFHYFHQQQFQKGDRIVVLSQNRIELFAIIFACGLKGILYVPLNFRLSELELSYMLEDCQPVLLIHDEEHRKISSKFTKVKPLLITDMNDHNAESSLPYSNWSQTDPWLIIYTGGTTGKPKGVVLSFDAVNWNAINTIISWGLNETDCTLNYMPMFHTGGINALCLPVLMAGGTVVIGSRFHAEEALKALNTYKTTMSLFVPTMYQAMLDTDYIKTATFPTVKVFLSGGAPCPKTIYNGFEEKGILFKEGYGLTEAGPNNFFILPEEARSKKGSVGKCMQFNEVKIINELGEICHANEIGELYIAGKHVFTKYWNKEIESNQTLINGWLRTGDLAKRDEEGDYFIVGRKKEIIISGGENVYPQEVERCLLLHSNIREAAVIGVEDVRWGECITAFITCKEPKDFDETEIISHCKKSLGSFKVPKKIIMLAELPRTEIGKIDKKRLVQLAVE
- a CDS encoding 3-oxoacyl-ACP synthase, which produces MTIGIVSTGVYLPDRTMTAEDIATLSHIPVEVVKTKMGITQKPIPGPNDHTVAMGIRAAEKALQKGAVDPKTIDLVIYIGEEHKEYPLWTAAIKIQEEIGAYHAWGFDVALRCGTTIMAIKVARSLMESDATINTVLLAGGYRNSDFIDYTNERTRFMFNLGAGGAAMILKKDHPENIILEADIMTDGSFSEDVMVPVGGTIEPLTVEHLQKGLYRLDVLDPEGMKARLEQKSMQNFLQVIRNALLKSGYSENDIDYLAILHMKKSAHDFVLHELGLTSEQSIYLSDYGHIGQMDQIISLELAQESGKLKDGDLAVLVSAGIGYAWGAVAVKWGKGY
- the fabG gene encoding 3-oxoacyl-ACP reductase FabG produces the protein MRLQNKVTIITGAANGIGLAAALRFAEEGAKVVLADYDEASGAEQQEALTEQGYRVKFIQVDVAKRESVDSLVQQTIDHFGKIDILVNNAGITRDAMLTKMTVEDFSRVLDVNLTGVFHCTQAVVPYLVAQGYGKIINTSSVTGVYGNVGQTNYAASKAAVIGMTKTWAKELGRKGINVNAVAPGFTNTAMVAKMPDKIIDQMKSVVALQRLADPRDIANAYLYLASDESNYVHGHVLQVDGGIMM
- a CDS encoding HesB/YadR/YfhF family protein, which produces MKIFISSDAMNWFHEEMEVKAGDKIRFYARYGGSSPLHDGFSIGMTMDTPIIPSVTITIENILFFIEELDEWFFDGHDLYVDLNPKADELAYAYKKA
- a CDS encoding branched-chain amino acid ABC transporter permease is translated as MRSKFQLNNVLLLVIVAALAIFPFISDSRTWTILLTQIFIFSILAMSYDILLGYTGIVSFGHAMFFGMGAYTTAILLHQFEATLSMFFLSIIIGMIIAAVISFLVGLLTLRLKSHFFAMLTLAVSGLFLVLAEKWRTLTHGNDGFTFRAPEFFKDRMMFYLLVLICLVLVYFFLRRFVESPLGRVLIAVRENEQRTKSLGYQTLYYKVIASVIAGIVASLAGSLYAVSLRFVNTSVLTMDITLDALLMTIIGGVGTLIGPIIGAGVIELAQHYLSGLAKEYPIFERWIIFFGIIYILAVIFFPRGIVGTIQYAFWKRKNKAIKGPIRPSRRKVVAK
- a CDS encoding acyl-CoA thioesterase — its product is MFISEKEIEVRYAETDQMGVVYHANYVIWLEIGRTKLIQDLGFTYAGLEDHGYISPVTNVNITYKSSAKYGETVIVRTWIENHGKLRTTYGYEIVHKDGTIASTATSEHVIVKKDTFRPISLKKVDPAWDAKYVEIAKVHE